Proteins encoded within one genomic window of Gemmatimonadota bacterium:
- a CDS encoding FmdE family protein: protein MTAPDSDAKRVVDLIERGRRGESPPGSATEARPDEYTLNDLIRLAIEFHGFPVPGTLIAVFMADWALELMPETKRMGTVIESWLCLPSGIHTVLRHRLGKTQFRVRDLHKIACTFYDKDTGLGYRIHLDTRRTPEFPAIDHWFRRLLDHSVPKGERWAPVSLQVLEARRKVLTATPVRMTTRELGIDTPVVACDQCEELFLSTGGTTCRSCEVGHYYEPRDLDETGRSPS, encoded by the coding sequence ATGACCGCACCCGACTCCGACGCAAAGCGAGTGGTCGACCTCATCGAACGAGGACGACGCGGCGAATCCCCCCCCGGCTCCGCGACGGAAGCCCGGCCGGACGAGTACACCCTCAACGACCTCATCCGCCTCGCGATTGAGTTCCACGGATTTCCGGTCCCCGGCACCTTGATCGCCGTCTTCATGGCCGACTGGGCGCTGGAACTCATGCCGGAGACCAAGCGCATGGGAACGGTCATCGAAAGCTGGCTCTGCCTCCCGAGCGGAATCCACACCGTGCTGCGGCATCGTCTCGGGAAGACACAGTTCCGCGTCCGGGACCTGCACAAGATCGCCTGCACCTTTTATGACAAGGACACCGGGCTCGGTTATCGCATTCACCTCGATACCCGCCGCACGCCGGAGTTCCCGGCCATCGACCACTGGTTCCGCCGCCTGCTCGACCACTCCGTGCCGAAGGGCGAGCGCTGGGCGCCCGTCTCACTCCAGGTGCTGGAAGCACGCCGCAAGGTCCTGACCGCCACACCGGTCCGGATGACCACCCGTGAACTCGGCATCGATACACCGGTCGTCGCCTGCGATCAGTGCGAAGAGCTCTTCCTCTCCACGGGGGGCACGACCTGCCGCTCCTGCGAAGTCGGCCACTACTACGAGCCCCGGGACCTCGACGAAACCGGGCGGTCCCCCTCATGA